In Rhodobacter xanthinilyticus, a single window of DNA contains:
- a CDS encoding thiamine phosphate synthase codes for MAELERPQIYLITPPSFSLDTFPATLSRVLAAHEVACIRLALASRDEDEVMRAADAVRVVAHEHDVALVIEDHIALVERHGLDGVHLTDGARSVRAARKALGPDAIVGAFCGASKHEGMNAGEAGADYVAFGPAGASALGHGARAEADLFAWWTEMIEVPVVAEGALDADLVAALAPKTDFFGIGAEIWAEDDPAAALGRLIAAMG; via the coding sequence ATGGCCGAGCTCGAACGCCCGCAGATCTACCTCATCACGCCGCCGAGCTTTTCGCTCGACACCTTCCCGGCCACGCTCTCGCGGGTGCTGGCCGCCCATGAGGTCGCCTGCATCCGCCTCGCGCTCGCCTCGCGCGACGAGGATGAGGTGATGCGCGCGGCCGATGCGGTGCGGGTGGTGGCGCATGAACATGACGTGGCGCTGGTGATCGAGGATCACATCGCGCTCGTCGAGCGCCACGGGCTCGATGGCGTGCATCTGACCGATGGCGCGCGCTCGGTGCGCGCCGCGCGCAAGGCGCTCGGCCCCGATGCGATCGTCGGCGCCTTCTGTGGCGCCTCGAAACATGAGGGGATGAACGCGGGCGAGGCGGGGGCCGATTATGTGGCCTTCGGCCCGGCGGGCGCCTCCGCGCTCGGCCATGGCGCGCGCGCCGAGGCCGATCTTTTCGCATGGTGGACCGAGATGATCGAGGTGCCGGTGGTGGCCGAGGGCGCGCTCGATGCGGATCTCGTCGCCGCCCTCGCGCCGAAGACCGATTTCTTCGGCATCGGCGCCGAGATCTGGGCCGAGGACGACCCGGCCGCCGCGCTCGGCCGGCTGATCGCGGCGATGGGCTGA